A window of Pirellula sp. SH-Sr6A contains these coding sequences:
- a CDS encoding DNA integrity scanning protein DisA nucleotide-binding domain protein: MTLQKFTREFASVTEAAGNLACAVKADAILFLLDAATDWERLRELVPPEIKRVLVATDREEDLAGADKFGLIPLVLNKEDSPLLERLQHALIEAVADELLASHCDVIAVYCAFEVNRVDSISIIRLDERMRRFTSRDLQRLESSVPLNNLKIVIDLAVAIGREGREGNKVGTMFIVGDTRKVLQHCKDSGFDPLKGYSRKSRNLHDPRVREDIKEIAQMDGAFVVSPDAVVERSRQIVEVLHENLQLSKGLGSRHWAGAAISQRTKAIAIVVSQSSGTVRVFQNGALVLRIEPMDQAVKWQEFNYESPAIEGDD, translated from the coding sequence ATGACCCTCCAAAAGTTTACACGGGAATTTGCAAGCGTCACGGAAGCTGCCGGCAACCTGGCGTGTGCGGTCAAAGCAGATGCGATCCTCTTTCTGCTCGATGCGGCGACCGACTGGGAACGACTGCGGGAATTGGTCCCGCCCGAAATCAAACGTGTTCTCGTAGCCACCGATCGCGAAGAGGATTTGGCCGGTGCCGACAAATTCGGACTGATCCCCCTGGTCCTAAACAAAGAAGACTCCCCGCTTCTCGAACGACTCCAACATGCGTTGATCGAAGCCGTCGCCGACGAGCTACTCGCCAGCCACTGCGACGTGATCGCCGTTTACTGCGCCTTTGAAGTCAACCGCGTCGACTCCATCTCGATCATCCGCCTCGACGAACGAATGCGTCGCTTCACCAGCCGCGATTTGCAGCGTCTCGAAAGCTCCGTCCCCCTGAACAACCTCAAGATCGTGATCGACTTAGCCGTCGCCATCGGACGAGAGGGACGGGAAGGGAACAAGGTCGGGACGATGTTCATCGTGGGCGACACGCGCAAAGTGCTCCAGCATTGCAAAGATAGCGGTTTCGATCCCCTCAAGGGCTATAGCCGCAAATCGAGAAACCTTCACGACCCTCGCGTGCGGGAAGATATCAAAGAGATCGCCCAGATGGACGGCGCATTCGTTGTCTCTCCCGATGCGGTGGTCGAACGCTCCCGCCAAATCGTCGAGGTGCTGCACGAAAACCTCCAACTCTCAAAAGGACTCGGTTCCCGGCATTGGGCTGGTGCAGCGATCTCTCAACGGACCAAAGCGATCGCGATTGTGGTAAGCCAGTCGAGCGGCACCGTGCGCGTCTTCCAAAATGGAGCGCTCGTCCTACGTATCGAACCAATGGACCAAGCCGTGAAATGGCAAGAGTTCAATTACGAGTCGCCGGCTATCGAAGGTGACGATTGA
- the gatC gene encoding Asp-tRNA(Asn)/Glu-tRNA(Gln) amidotransferase subunit GatC — protein MSLTIDDVRRVANLARLEFNEAELAEITAQLSKVVTLVDELAAANTDGVDPMVHAIELANILAADRPKPSVTRAEALQNAPSADDECFRVPAVLG, from the coding sequence ATGTCTCTGACAATCGATGATGTACGCCGAGTCGCCAACCTGGCACGACTGGAATTCAACGAAGCCGAATTGGCTGAAATCACAGCTCAACTTTCCAAAGTTGTCACGCTCGTCGATGAGCTTGCCGCTGCCAATACCGATGGCGTCGATCCGATGGTCCACGCCATTGAGCTAGCGAATATTTTAGCTGCTGACAGGCCGAAGCCTTCGGTGACAAGAGCCGAAGCGCTTCAAAATGCCCCCTCCGCCGACGACGAATGTTTCCGCGTTCCGGCAGTTTTGGGGTGA
- a CDS encoding SDR family NAD(P)-dependent oxidoreductase, producing the protein MSDAPHPSELGLEHPSPPRKSPSNSTSVVVVTGSSSGIGQATAIAFSQTSAHVVVHGRSNGSGAQQTAHAIRLPTGSNCKVVMADLCIEASRQAFVDAAFGWHGYVDAWIHCAGADVLTGEGREKGFAQKLEQLWKTDVESTIHLSRQVGARMASQPERPCTPSIIHIGWDQASKGFEGDSGQYFCAIKAAVEAFSKSLALSLAPRVRVNCVAPGWIRTEWGSQTETGWNERAIGESQLARWGTPQDVADAIVALCSPAFRFVNGQTVAVNGGWKSMLIAPRCTDSASP; encoded by the coding sequence TTGAGCGACGCCCCCCATCCCAGCGAGTTGGGGCTTGAACACCCCTCACCACCGCGAAAGAGCCCGAGCAACTCAACCTCTGTCGTCGTGGTTACAGGATCCTCATCCGGCATCGGTCAGGCGACGGCGATCGCATTCTCTCAAACATCGGCGCACGTCGTTGTTCACGGCCGTTCAAACGGGTCGGGAGCCCAGCAAACGGCGCATGCCATTCGATTGCCAACCGGCTCCAACTGCAAAGTCGTCATGGCAGACTTGTGCATCGAGGCATCTCGACAGGCATTCGTGGACGCTGCCTTCGGTTGGCACGGCTATGTCGACGCTTGGATCCATTGCGCTGGTGCTGACGTACTAACCGGAGAAGGCCGAGAGAAGGGGTTTGCTCAGAAACTGGAGCAACTTTGGAAAACAGACGTGGAATCGACGATCCATCTCAGTCGACAGGTCGGTGCTCGGATGGCAAGCCAACCTGAACGACCTTGTACTCCCTCGATCATTCATATCGGCTGGGACCAAGCGTCGAAGGGATTTGAAGGGGATAGCGGCCAATACTTCTGCGCCATCAAGGCGGCGGTGGAAGCTTTTTCGAAATCCCTAGCTCTCTCCTTAGCCCCTCGCGTTCGCGTGAACTGTGTAGCACCCGGTTGGATTCGGACCGAATGGGGATCGCAAACGGAAACAGGTTGGAACGAGCGCGCGATCGGAGAATCGCAACTGGCGCGCTGGGGGACGCCCCAAGATGTAGCCGATGCGATCGTCGCCCTCTGCAGCCCAGCCTTTCGCTTCGTGAACGGTCAGACCGTCGCGGTAAACGGCGGATGGAAAAGCATGCTCATTGCGCCTCGTTGCACCGACAGCGCGTCTCCTTAG
- the rpmB gene encoding 50S ribosomal protein L28 — protein MSKACEVCGKSASVGNQVETRGKAKYLGGVGTKITGITKRRFTPNLQNVKASLPSGEIRTMRVCVQCIRSGRIRKAVRNKPFSLPS, from the coding sequence ATGTCCAAGGCCTGTGAGGTTTGCGGCAAGTCAGCTTCGGTTGGCAACCAAGTAGAAACACGCGGTAAAGCAAAGTACTTGGGCGGTGTCGGTACCAAGATCACCGGGATCACCAAGCGTCGCTTCACCCCCAACCTTCAAAACGTCAAGGCTTCGCTCCCGAGCGGCGAAATCCGCACCATGCGTGTGTGCGTTCAATGCATCCGCAGCGGACGCATTCGCAAAGCGGTTCGCAACAAGCCGTTTTCGCTGCCTAGCTAG